One window from the genome of Mucilaginibacter ginsenosidivorans encodes:
- a CDS encoding dipeptide epimerase produces MELTYRPFELELKHPFTIAKFSRTSTPLMLLEIKHEDYTGYGEASMVPYMGESHQTAAEFLTKVDITQFKYPFDFGSIIHYLDSLAPGNPAIKAAIDIALHDLDGKLRGKPCWQLLGSNPALMPLTSYTVGIDTPEVLIQKVKGAGDCRIIKVKLGRDSDKELINTIRSVTGLPLYVDANQGWTDLRQSQDMCHWLQEKGVVLIEQPFAKTDPASNAWLSERSPIPIIGDEAVQRLGDVDKANGIYNGINIKLMKSAGMYEAHQMIKRAKEFGLKILIGCMSETSCATLAAAALAPQCDWADIDGPFLVSNNPFKMPEFKDGKWVLTSAPGLGLS; encoded by the coding sequence ATGGAACTAACATACCGGCCCTTCGAACTCGAGCTAAAACATCCTTTTACCATTGCTAAATTCTCCCGCACGTCTACTCCTTTGATGCTGCTGGAGATCAAACATGAAGATTACACCGGTTACGGCGAAGCCTCGATGGTGCCCTATATGGGCGAGAGTCATCAAACAGCCGCTGAGTTTCTGACCAAAGTCGATATTACTCAATTCAAATATCCATTTGATTTTGGGTCGATCATTCATTATCTCGATAGCCTTGCCCCGGGAAATCCGGCGATCAAAGCGGCCATTGACATCGCTTTACACGATCTTGACGGTAAACTTCGGGGTAAACCCTGCTGGCAATTATTGGGCAGCAACCCGGCATTGATGCCTTTAACCAGCTATACCGTAGGCATCGATACTCCTGAAGTTTTGATACAAAAAGTGAAGGGGGCGGGAGATTGCCGCATCATCAAAGTAAAGCTTGGCCGCGACAGCGATAAAGAACTGATCAACACCATTCGTTCGGTTACCGGGCTGCCACTATATGTCGACGCCAACCAGGGCTGGACGGATTTGCGGCAAAGCCAGGATATGTGCCACTGGCTACAGGAGAAGGGCGTGGTACTAATAGAGCAACCTTTTGCTAAAACCGACCCGGCCAGCAATGCCTGGCTAAGCGAACGCAGCCCTATACCTATCATCGGCGACGAAGCCGTACAGCGTTTGGGGGATGTGGATAAAGCGAATGGAATTTACAATGGTATCAATATTAAGCTGATGAAATCAGCAGGAATGTACGAAGCACACCAGATGATCAAAAGGGCGAAAGAATTTGGCCTTAAAATATTGATCGGCTGTATGAGCGAGACCAGCTGCGCCACACTTGCCGCCGCTGCACTTGCCCCTCAATGCGACTGGGCCGATATTGACGGACCTTTCCTGGTGAGTAATAATCCTTTCAAAATGCCGGAGTTTAAGGATGGGAAATGGGTGTTGACAAGCGCGCCTGGTTTGGGCTTAAGCTGA
- a CDS encoding thiamine phosphate synthase, with product MKKYISKFHYLTQNLPNRSHADQAHIACGAGANWIQYRCLTKTDPELIAEINEVAAICDDWGATLILANHYHLLDRVDAQGVHIEDFDADLVSIRKHIGDDKTLGTSATNIESLLRVQATGVIDYCGYGPFAHTDTKPNDKPLLGFQGYRELQKHPVEIPVIAVGGVQLTDVEPLLETGVYGIAVSAAVNLAPNPATALRQFYKKIY from the coding sequence ATGAAGAAATACATCTCCAAATTCCACTACCTGACGCAGAATTTACCTAACCGCAGCCATGCCGACCAGGCGCATATTGCCTGCGGCGCAGGAGCCAACTGGATACAATACCGTTGCCTGACGAAAACGGACCCTGAATTGATAGCGGAAATAAATGAAGTAGCCGCGATTTGCGACGACTGGGGTGCTACGCTGATCCTGGCCAATCATTATCACTTGCTCGACCGGGTTGACGCCCAGGGAGTGCACATCGAGGATTTTGATGCCGACCTGGTATCCATCAGAAAACATATCGGCGATGACAAAACGCTGGGTACATCGGCTACTAACATCGAAAGCTTGCTGCGTGTACAGGCTACCGGTGTGATAGATTATTGCGGCTATGGCCCCTTTGCTCATACCGACACCAAACCTAATGACAAGCCATTGTTGGGTTTTCAGGGTTACCGGGAGTTGCAAAAGCATCCCGTTGAGATACCGGTAATAGCGGTAGGCGGAGTACAACTGACAGATGTCGAGCCTTTATTGGAAACAGGAGTGTACGGTATAGCTGTTTCCGCTGCTGTAAACCTTGCACCCAACCCGGCAACAGCACTGCGGCAGTTTTATAAAAAGATATATTGA
- the pafA gene encoding alkaline phosphatase PafA, translating into MKIKYLLILLLALIAVNTSAQRKKKKTPVANNTITVAAADTLARPKLVVGIVVDQMRWDYLYRFYDRYQANGFKRLLNDGFSCDNTLIDYIPTFTAPGHTCVYTGSVPAIHGIAGNDFIIQATGRSVYCTEDTTVATVGSTSAAGKMSPRNLLTTTVTDELRLATNFRSKVIGIALKDRGGILPAGHTANAAYWFDDKSGNWITSTYYMNDLPQWVKDFNDQKLPETYLKLDWNTLYPIDTYVQTLPDNSKYEGKFSGADSPTFPVKTSSIYKKTGLGLIRSTPYGNTLTLDLAVAAINGEHLGQHDVTDFLAVSFSSTDYVGHQFGPNSVEIEDVYLRLDRDFASLFTFLDAKVGKGNYTVFLTADHGAAHNTAFLNDHGIPANVWEDAAIKDSLNKLLLKKYKVEKLVLSLANYQVNFNYKDMNYAKLDEDAVKKDCIAYLERSPGVAYAIDMKNAKTANIPDELRIRIINGYSPVHSGAIQIILEPGWFTGHSGSEAGPTGTTHGTWNPYDAHIPLVFMGWGIQHGHLNRETHMTDIAATVAALLHIQAPNGCIGKPIPEALK; encoded by the coding sequence ATGAAGATAAAATACCTGCTCATACTATTACTCGCCCTTATTGCCGTTAATACATCGGCCCAACGCAAAAAGAAAAAGACGCCTGTAGCCAATAATACCATTACCGTCGCTGCTGCCGACACGCTTGCCCGCCCCAAGCTGGTGGTGGGTATCGTGGTCGACCAGATGAGGTGGGATTATTTATACCGGTTTTACGACCGCTACCAGGCCAATGGGTTTAAGCGTCTTTTGAATGATGGCTTTAGCTGCGATAACACTTTAATAGATTACATTCCTACATTTACGGCACCGGGCCATACCTGTGTTTATACCGGGTCGGTACCGGCTATACACGGTATTGCAGGGAATGATTTTATAATACAGGCGACGGGACGATCGGTATACTGCACCGAGGATACCACAGTGGCAACTGTTGGGAGCACTTCAGCCGCGGGGAAAATGTCGCCGAGGAACCTGCTAACCACTACGGTTACCGACGAATTGAGGCTGGCCACCAATTTCCGCTCAAAGGTGATCGGCATAGCACTAAAGGATAGAGGTGGTATACTGCCTGCCGGTCACACCGCGAACGCAGCCTATTGGTTCGACGACAAAAGTGGCAACTGGATAACCAGCACCTATTACATGAACGACCTGCCGCAATGGGTAAAGGATTTTAACGATCAAAAACTGCCTGAGACCTATTTGAAGCTTGACTGGAACACGCTTTATCCTATTGATACCTATGTACAAACGCTGCCCGACAATAGCAAGTACGAGGGGAAATTCAGCGGTGCCGATAGTCCGACCTTCCCGGTAAAAACATCCTCTATATATAAAAAGACCGGTCTGGGTTTGATCCGTTCGACTCCTTACGGTAATACACTGACGCTTGACCTGGCTGTAGCAGCCATCAACGGCGAGCACCTTGGCCAGCACGATGTGACCGATTTTTTGGCAGTGAGTTTTTCTTCGACTGATTATGTAGGGCACCAGTTCGGACCAAATTCCGTCGAGATCGAAGATGTTTACCTGAGACTTGACAGGGATTTTGCTTCGCTTTTCACCTTCCTGGACGCCAAAGTGGGCAAAGGAAATTATACCGTGTTTTTAACCGCCGACCATGGCGCAGCGCATAATACGGCTTTTTTGAACGACCACGGCATACCGGCAAATGTTTGGGAAGACGCTGCAATAAAGGATAGCCTGAATAAACTGCTGTTAAAAAAATATAAAGTTGAAAAGCTTGTCCTTAGCCTGGCCAATTACCAGGTCAATTTCAACTATAAGGACATGAACTATGCTAAACTGGACGAAGATGCCGTTAAAAAGGATTGCATAGCGTATTTGGAAAGATCGCCGGGGGTAGCGTATGCCATCGATATGAAAAATGCCAAAACGGCCAATATCCCCGATGAACTGCGTATCCGCATTATAAACGGTTATAGCCCTGTGCACAGCGGAGCCATTCAGATAATCCTGGAACCGGGCTGGTTTACGGGGCATAGCGGAAGCGAGGCCGGGCCAACAGGTACCACGCACGGCACCTGGAACCCTTACGACGCGCATATACCGCTAGTGTTTATGGGCTGGGGCATACAACATGGCCACTTGAACCGCGAAACGCACATGACAGATATCGCGGCGACCGTTGCTGCGTTATTACATATACAAGCGCCTAATGGATGTATCGGCAAACCGATACCGGAGGCACTTAAATAG